A part of Tessaracoccus timonensis genomic DNA contains:
- a CDS encoding DNA/RNA non-specific endonuclease has protein sequence MAKIPASAGSKIVREFVEKLVVKGKRYVPGNPVKRGKVPKGFGKLEPDAVYTAGRRGAKDKAGRPIKYVYQTDHLGRIIKAHARPLQRPAKKLRRGSHNRRPAGKQTNDHAGHLFADIFGGSGRLDNIVAQLDNVNLSKMKTIENDWARRLDAGEVFDVDIDILYDKDGLRPTGFKITEIVDGVRHMPHHIKNS, from the coding sequence ATGGCGAAAATCCCGGCGTCTGCGGGGTCGAAGATCGTCCGCGAGTTCGTAGAAAAACTGGTTGTCAAAGGCAAACGCTACGTCCCCGGCAACCCCGTCAAACGCGGGAAAGTGCCGAAAGGGTTCGGGAAACTGGAACCCGACGCGGTGTACACCGCGGGCCGTCGCGGAGCAAAAGACAAGGCCGGGCGCCCTATTAAGTACGTGTACCAAACCGACCACCTCGGGCGCATCATCAAAGCACACGCCCGCCCCCTACAACGCCCCGCCAAGAAACTCCGCCGCGGCTCCCACAACCGCCGCCCGGCAGGCAAACAAACAAACGACCACGCAGGCCACCTCTTCGCCGACATCTTCGGCGGCTCTGGCAGACTAGACAACATCGTCGCACAACTCGACAACGTCAACCTGTCCAAGATGAAAACGATCGAAAACGATTGGGCTCGCCGCCTCGACGCCGGTGAAGTCTTCGACGTCGACATCGACATCCTCTACGACAAAGACGGACTACGCCCCACAGGATTCAAAATCACAGAAATCGTAGACGGCGTGCGCCATATGCCGCACCATATTAAGAACAGTTAG
- a CDS encoding transglycosylase domain-containing protein, which translates to MNRSKQRKPNGKPQRARKRRSLWRRLALGLTITVLVVALAGLGALAALYATTEVPNPNDDFQTNTTFIYYADGKTQLGSLSVQNRETLGYDEIPKVMKDAVIAAEDRSFWDNPGFSALGIARAAWSIASGGEMQGGSTITQQYIKILYLDSERTLKRKVRELMLAVKLGKEVPKEEVLAGYLNTIYFGRGAYGVQAASKSYFLKPVSDVSVSEAATLAALLNNPAGLNPSGGEAKRAKLLGRYQYVLAGMLEQGSITKQQYDEAYAQLPTFPDVPVNNRYGGPKGHLIKMVERELGAAGIPEEQIHGGGLRITTTIDKRLQDKAVEVAQEYTKKAAEGSRDGAKADDLHIALASVDTATGGLKAMYGGPDYVQAPRNWATTGRPAASTFKTFAVIAGLRQGFTLRSIFDGDTFTPRGDSSPVHNQGDEEYGNVTLRRALAKSINTAFVDLTQQMEGGADAIAKAANDAGAPEGNGWERNNRLALGVAEVNPVNMANAYATLANEGKRNAAHIVEKVTDSRGEVLYEADTAGKQTVEPEVAANVVEALTSVVDEGTGAKASELGRPVAGKTGTNGIDEKITSAWFVGMTKQVSTAVMFVAGDSGTGDLVPYRAPEHRTFYGSGYPLRTWLAYMKAATEGQPVEEFATPPELERKRKTPVEEKPEPREPETTEESTPEPTPSERTEQPSETPTSEPPSAEPSEEPTEPEPTQQSTYRPTKPAPQPEPTETRSTEPQPTKSQPSKPQPTQSGAGENAGA; encoded by the coding sequence GTGAATCGCTCGAAGCAGCGAAAACCCAACGGGAAGCCGCAGCGCGCCCGCAAGCGGCGAAGCCTGTGGAGGCGCCTCGCACTGGGGCTCACCATTACGGTGCTCGTCGTCGCTCTCGCTGGGCTCGGCGCGCTGGCCGCGCTGTACGCCACCACCGAGGTTCCCAACCCCAACGATGACTTCCAGACCAACACCACCTTCATCTACTACGCCGACGGCAAGACCCAGCTGGGATCGCTCTCGGTGCAAAACCGCGAAACCCTCGGCTACGACGAGATCCCAAAGGTGATGAAGGACGCGGTGATCGCCGCTGAGGACCGCTCATTTTGGGACAACCCCGGCTTCTCGGCACTCGGCATCGCGCGCGCGGCATGGAGTATCGCGTCGGGTGGCGAAATGCAGGGCGGCTCCACCATCACTCAGCAGTACATCAAGATCCTCTACCTCGACTCCGAACGCACGCTGAAGCGCAAGGTGCGCGAGCTGATGCTCGCTGTGAAGCTGGGCAAGGAAGTGCCGAAGGAAGAGGTGCTCGCGGGCTACCTCAACACCATCTACTTCGGCCGCGGCGCCTACGGCGTGCAGGCGGCGTCGAAGTCGTACTTCCTGAAACCCGTGAGCGACGTGAGCGTCTCGGAGGCGGCTACGCTCGCGGCGCTGCTCAACAACCCAGCGGGGCTGAACCCGTCGGGAGGCGAAGCCAAACGCGCGAAACTGCTGGGGCGCTACCAGTACGTGCTGGCGGGCATGCTGGAGCAGGGTTCGATCACGAAGCAGCAGTACGACGAGGCCTACGCGCAGCTGCCGACGTTCCCCGACGTGCCGGTGAATAACCGCTACGGCGGACCGAAGGGCCACCTCATCAAGATGGTGGAGCGCGAGCTGGGAGCCGCCGGCATCCCTGAAGAACAGATCCACGGCGGCGGCCTGCGTATCACCACCACCATCGACAAACGCCTGCAAGACAAGGCCGTCGAGGTGGCGCAGGAATACACGAAGAAGGCGGCTGAAGGGAGCCGCGACGGTGCGAAAGCCGACGACCTCCACATCGCGCTGGCTTCGGTCGATACCGCCACGGGCGGGCTGAAGGCCATGTACGGCGGGCCCGACTACGTGCAGGCGCCGCGCAACTGGGCCACGACGGGGCGCCCGGCCGCGTCGACGTTCAAGACGTTCGCGGTGATCGCTGGCCTCCGTCAGGGGTTCACGCTGCGCTCCATCTTCGACGGCGACACGTTCACGCCGCGCGGAGACTCGTCGCCGGTGCACAACCAGGGCGACGAAGAGTACGGCAACGTGACGCTGAGGCGAGCGTTGGCAAAGTCGATCAACACCGCATTCGTCGACCTCACGCAGCAGATGGAAGGCGGCGCCGACGCCATCGCCAAGGCCGCCAACGACGCTGGCGCCCCCGAGGGTAACGGCTGGGAGCGCAACAACCGCCTGGCGCTCGGCGTCGCTGAGGTGAACCCGGTGAACATGGCCAACGCGTACGCGACGCTCGCCAACGAGGGGAAACGCAACGCCGCGCACATCGTCGAGAAGGTCACCGACAGCCGCGGAGAGGTGCTGTACGAGGCGGACACCGCTGGGAAGCAGACGGTGGAGCCGGAGGTGGCGGCGAACGTCGTCGAGGCACTCACCTCCGTGGTGGACGAGGGCACCGGCGCGAAGGCATCCGAGCTGGGGCGCCCCGTCGCGGGCAAGACCGGCACGAACGGCATCGACGAGAAGATCACCTCGGCGTGGTTCGTCGGGATGACGAAGCAGGTATCGACCGCGGTGATGTTCGTCGCAGGCGATAGCGGCACTGGCGACCTCGTGCCGTATCGGGCGCCGGAGCACCGCACCTTCTACGGCTCTGGCTACCCGCTGCGCACATGGTTGGCCTACATGAAGGCCGCGACGGAGGGGCAGCCAGTCGAGGAGTTCGCCACCCCACCGGAGCTGGAGCGCAAGCGCAAGACACCCGTCGAGGAGAAACCCGAACCGCGAGAACCGGAGACGACGGAGGAGTCGACGCCCGAGCCCACACCGTCGGAGCGAACGGAGCAGCCCAGCGAGACGCCAACATCGGAGCCGCCCTCAGCCGAGCCTTCGGAAGAACCGACGGAGCCTGAGCCGACTCAGCAATCTACCTATCGCCCGACGAAGCCTGCTCCGCAGCCCGAGCCCACGGAAACGCGGTCGACCGAGCCGCAACCGACCAAGTCGCAGCCGAGTAAGCCGCAGCCCACGCAATCTGGGGCAGGCGAGAACGCCGGGGCGTAA